The genomic segment GGCTGCGGGTGCCCACCGCCTCTTCGAAGACGGCATGGGCCCGTTTGAGATCGTTCAGGATGAGTTCGCTGTTGGCGGCCAGCGCGTAGGCGCTCGCCGGCACCGGGCCGATGGGCGGGACGGCATAAGAGGCCTCTTCCGCCGCCACGCCGATCAGCCGGGCGCGAAAGTCGTCGGCGAGATGGCCGGCGAGGCGCACGCGGTCGCGCGCCTCCGCCCCGAGATCGACGGCCACCATGATGCTGGCATAGGTCATGAGAGAGTTCCTGCCGGACGAGGGTGACGGGCGGGAGCGCGGCGTCGTGCCGAGAGTGAATCCCGTGCGGATTCGGAGCAAGGGGGGGGCAGGTTCGCGACGCGTATCCGAGATCCCTGTTCGATCCGGCCCAGGGAACCGGGTCGCGTCGTATCCCCGCGCTCGGCTCCGGCTTGGCCCGCGCGGCGTGATCGGGGAGGTGCAGGTAGCCGGGGTCGAAGCCTGCGAAGGCGATGAGGGGGGCGGGCTGAGGAACGGCCGCCGCGCCTCGGTTCAGGGTGATCAGCCGCGCAGCCTGGAGGGCATGCAGCACCCGGCTGACATGCACCGTGGAGAGCGCCGCGATGTCGGCGATCACCACCTGCCGGACGCCGCTGGCGAAGCACTCCTCCATATCCCTGCCGGGGGCCTGCGACCGTGCCCGCACCTCGCAGATGAGGTGGGCGATCCGCCGCTCCGCCTCCCAGCCGGCATTGATCAGCCATTGCTGCCCGATGCCGAGTTCGACGAGCGTCAGCCACCACAGCGCCCGCTCGATGCCGGGATGGCTCCGGATCAGGCTGTCGATCGTGCCGGACGGGATGTCGGCAACGGTGCAAGGGGACAGCGCTTCGATGGTGCCCGGCAACGGGTCCGCCGCGCCGCGGCCCGTGCTGCAGAGGTCGCCGGGAAAGTACAGGGCGAGGATCCGGCGCGTGCCGTCGGGCAGCATCGCGGCGCGGCAGGCGACGCCGTCCACGATCAGGTGCGCGCCGCCCGCCTTCTGCCCGTCGCGGATGTCGGTTCGGGCCGGCACCAGCCGTTCCTGCGGCGCGAGGGCGAGGAGG from the Methylorubrum extorquens genome contains:
- a CDS encoding putative transcriptional regulator, Crp/Fnr family (modular protein) (Evidence 3 : Putative function from multiple computational evidences), which codes for MRTARMQSMTPLAWLVRRLDEAALLGVAERRALLALAPQERLVPARTDIRDGQKAGGAHLIVDGVACRAAMLPDGTRRILALYFPGDLCSTGRGAADPLPGTIEALSPCTVADIPSGTIDSLIRSHPGIERALWWLTLVELGIGQQWLINAGWEAERRIAHLICEVRARSQAPGRDMEECFASGVRQVVIADIAALSTVHVSRVLHALQAARLITLNRGAAAVPQPAPLIAFAGFDPGYLHLPDHAARAKPEPSAGIRRDPVPWAGSNRDLGYASRTCPPLAPNPHGIHSRHDAALPPVTLVRQELSHDLCQHHGGRRSRGGGARPRAPRRPSRRRLSRPADRRGGGRGLLCRPAHRPGAGERLRAGRQQRTHPERSQTGPCRLRRGGGHPQPRRVALESRLPAAVPDRAGRGRRSRRGRPQAGIRPASVLGRSGRSRDASRPPGPGGAARPRPPRRPAGCSRVEEHPRSPPRGQGRAAVPDAGLPRRRRLDRRRRERGRHGRRRRVPAGP